The Elusimicrobiota bacterium genomic sequence AGCTGATGATAGTTCAGGGTTTATCACACGGTCAATCCTTTGTGTTCCAATGATTGTGGGGAATGAACTTATTGGCGTAGCTGAGGTGTTAAACAAAAAAACAGGGACTTATACTCAAGAGGATAAGGAAACGTTAGAGAACCTTGCTAATTTCGCGGCGGTAGTGCTTAGTAACGCAAAGTATGCGGAAGCACAGCGTAACTTTTTTGTTAATATCATGGAAATCCTTGCATCGGCAAGTGAGTCGCGTGATCCTCGGTTGGCAGGGCATAACTGGCGGGTTGCACAACGGTCATTAGCGGTTGCGCGGGAGTTTGGGATGGATCAAAAAGAGTATCAGGATCTTTATTACGCTGCGTTGCTGCATGATATAGGATTCCTTGCGCCGGGTGATCTTTCGTTACGCGAGAGAAAACATCCGGTACTTGGAGCGGAGATGATAAAGGATATTAGTTCGCTAAGCGGGGCCGTCCCTGTGATAAGGTATCATGAAGATAGGTATGACGGTATGGGTAGTGATCCCGAAGGGCCAATAGGTGAGAAGGTGCCGTTGGGTGCAAGGATTGTCGGTACTGTAGAGTATTACGAAAAAAGGTTATTAGAAGGCGAAACACCGGATAAAATTGTTGAAGAAATACAGTCCGGTGCGGGAACTAAGTTTGATCCGCAGGTAGCAAAAGTTTTTACTGAACAAATTAAGATGGAGATATAAAAACTGGTTTATGGGAAATTTTATTTCAGTATTGACACAGGGAATGTCGAGTAAGGAAGAAAAGGATATTATTGCTTTCTTATCAAAACACGGTGAACTTGGCAAACTTCAGCCAAAAGACCGTGTGGTGCTAGCTAAACTTGTGGAACTGCGTAAAGTTGTCAAAGGTGCTGTTGTTTTTAAGGAAGGTGATACCGGTGAGGAAATGTTCCTGGTTAAAACCGGGGCAGTGAAGATTTATAAGATGAGCTTGCTGGGTGAGCGCGTATTGACAACTGTTAATCCCGGCGGGTTTTTTGGTGAGATGGCATT encodes the following:
- a CDS encoding cyclic nucleotide-binding domain-containing protein, which codes for MGNFISVLTQGMSSKEEKDIIAFLSKHGELGKLQPKDRVVLAKLVELRKVVKGAVVFKEGDTGEEMFLVKTGAVKIYKMSLLGERVLTTVNPGGFFGEMALIDKSPRSAYAKVEVDTELLVIGQRKYEEVKKMNPSIAIGLMEILLQSFTVRLRDVTQKILGVMG
- a CDS encoding GAF domain-containing protein, coding for MEREVLDGFFEIAKTISASLDLDTILKKIGLAAEQVTDSEASSIMLLEDDKQHLYFKSASGEKSGVLKKFKIPISSGIAGWVASNRESVIVADAQNDARFFKKADDSSGFITRSILCVPMIVGNELIGVAEVLNKKTGTYTQEDKETLENLANFAAVVLSNAKYAEAQRNFFVNIMEILASASESRDPRLAGHNWRVAQRSLAVAREFGMDQKEYQDLYYAALLHDIGFLAPGDLSLRERKHPVLGAEMIKDISSLSGAVPVIRYHEDRYDGMGSDPEGPIGEKVPLGARIVGTVEYYEKRLLEGETPDKIVEEIQSGAGTKFDPQVAKVFTEQIKMEI